The DNA segment TAGTTCATGCAagatcatttttcatttttcatttttctcttcTAACACCAAAGTGGTGTTGGTGTGTGGAAGCAGGAGTGTGTTCTATACTCTGTAGCTGAGTTTTGGGGAGCAATTGCAGCTCATCACAGAAACTCAGAAGATGAAGATACAGGTTTTTCATTTGTTAACTGCACAATCAAAGGAAGTGGTAGAGTATTTCTTGGGAGAGCATGGGGGAACTATGCAACAACAATATATTCAAACTGTGACATGGATGATGTTATTAATCCCTTGGGATGGAGCGATTGGAATGATCCATCAAGACAAGAGTATACTTCCAACTCACATTTAGattatcataaattttatatagTATGAAGCAGTAACTGAAGTAGAATTTTTAACACGTTTCTTAACTTCAAGACTAGCGAAACTTGTCcgtaaaactatatatttatgattgGTCTTATCTCTAGTCAATATAAGATCTCTAACACACATTTCATACTGAgatccactacaagaaaatcataaaatagaaaccaatttttaaaaaccaaaataattagttgcaatagtaactaaattagagaccattttggaaacttaaacaaaaattggtttctaaattagtttctattaatgttaaatagtttctaaattgatctctaattagcaaccaaagttttagagactaaatttagaaactaaataattggtagataaaaccttggttgctaattagataccaatttagaaactatttaaccataatagaaaataatagaaactaatttagaaaccaatttttgttttagtttctaaaatagtctctaatttagttactattgcaactaattattttggtttctaaaaattggtttctatttgatgattttcttgtagtgatctGACAACTCGTGTGTGGTACTAGTCGACACATCTCATACCGAGACGAGATTAGCGAAACTTGTCcttaaaactatatatttatgattgGTCTTATCTCTAGTCTTATAAGATCTCTAACACACATCTCATATCTGACAACTTGTGTGTGGTACTAGTCGACACATCTCATACCGAGATTAGTCAACTCGTGCGTGGTATAGTCGACTTGGATCTTCaaccaatattattttttaaaacttggaAATGCTAATAACTAATGAtgatatgaaaaagaaaaataacatttgAAAAGCATTGGGAAAAAACCAGAagaattttctaaaattgttttgtttttgtggtTTGGACAGGACTGCAATGTTTGGGGAGTATGAGTGTTCAGGAAAAGGATCAAACAGAAGTGAGAGAGTGGAATGGTCAAAAGCTCTAAGCAGAGAAGAAGCTGTGCCTTTTGTGAGCAGAGACTACATATATGGAGATGGATGGCTTAGACTATAGAAACCTATGCATGCTTCTCTGTTCATCTCTTTCTTTATTTACTCTTTATATACTAACAAAACATGACTCAAGAATATTATGAAAGAAATGGAGTTTAAGATTAACTCAATTTCATAAAAGcagtttataaaataagatttataaaataagatttacatCTACTtatgtattataaaatattattatttctatcttaaaaaaaaaaaaaatagttttagaatCATAATTATCCTAAATTGTAAACAATTTTGTGTGCATTTCAAAAGTGTTTATAGCCATTCATCTGTAATTTTGGCTACAATTCACCTTCTTCGGAATTAatcaaataacataaaatagtacattaattataaattatttgaaaatgtttAAGATCCCTGCCTTTTAAAAGCTTGTGattaaattcttaaatttataattaattttaattgggTGTTAGAGGTTTCAttgaaaaatagataaaaaaatatttatttatttatagaaattaaacACACGTCAAATAGTGTTTTGCTGCATTTCTTGATAAAGTATGATTGTTTACGTTTCACATTTGTAACTGTTTGGTTAAATTTTGTAATCGTATCATTCGTGGATATATCACAATAACAACCTCAcacttttgtaatttttaatttatataagatatattttttagttttaaaatttcattattacatcagtttattttaattaaggAAAATTATAAGATGCGATTAAGATGTGTATTAGTGGAGATGTTTTTAAAGTTAGTGGGTGATTAGGTTATTTGTgagaaataaaatatgaatattttttaaatcatatatGCTGGCaatagaataaataataaatattaattataagatcacataaataatattttaataatcaaTATAAACATACCCTTCACATAAACAATACAAACATACCCTTCATATAAacaatacaaatattaattataagatCACATAAACAATACAAACATACCCTTCATATTCCAATAagctaatattttaattatatttcttttattttttaattaaaaatattattatattattataatagatgTTAAAGAAATCTTTTCCTTGAATATATTAGTAAAATGAAACTTCATGCTCACAAAATATGTTCCATGCATACATGAACAGTTACAAGAATCTTCTGATAAAAAATAGCAGAAATTCTCATTGGTTGGTAATTTTTTAGCCATCATTTGGTTGTTCCTCTCAATTCATCATAACCTTTTGCTCTGCTTAATAAACACTTCCTTAAATTTTGTTCTGTGAAACGGTGGAAAAGAAGTGAAAAATGAAGTTTATCTATGGAAGTGAAAATGAATGTTTATTGTTTTCTGTAACGGTAAGcatgagaaagagagaaagagatatTAATAGTTTCCATTGTCATGGAACTCATGACACCAACAACTCCATCGTGACTCATCACCCAACCTTATTAATTCTTTTCTCCTTAAATGTTCAGAGATTCTGTGATGAACAAACcaagaactttaaatgatttggcAAGTAATCTATTATTGTAACagttcttatatatatatactctgTCATCACACAATTATTATTCTGATTTTCAACTTTAACTGCTCTTTGCTTTTCTTCTTCAGATCAATGCAATCCAACTCTATGATTCATCAAATGTTAATTCAGAATTAATGTAACATAATGCAGTTAATTCATCAACTTTTGAATAACTCAATATGTTACTGAAATCAATTAAGTCTCCACTCccagttaattaaatattatgctAAGTTGATACAATCATTTCACTTTCATTTTCACAAAACCCTTTAACGTTCACACTGGTAGCTCAACCATAACTTCCAGCTCAAACCAGATCAAAATAAATTGTTGcacaacaaaaagaaaaggaataaataaataaaaggaggGAAAAAGAAGATTTGAAAGTGTTGCATGAATCAAAAAGAAAGATCCACGACAAAAGGTAACATAGTGGGGAGAAGTTACACGCATGAATCTTCAACCGTTCTAACTGTTGTTGCCTTGTTCATCTTTTCACACCATATACCACGTTCTGTTCTTTTACATGatcaactttaaaaaaaaaaatacactttcaGTTACCCAACACTCTTTCTTCTGCATCAGACAAAGTCCCATTTATTCAACGTTTATGCTAAAAAAAAAgcagaaaacaaaaaacaaaagtcTCAGTCACAAAGACAGGTTTTCTAAGTTCCTTATATTAAACCAAAAAACAAAGCtatgattttgttttgttgGTCTCTCTTTATGTTTCATAAAAACAACATGCATGGCTTATATATGACCATAACGCTCGCACATTTATTGCTATCAGCTACTCCATGCCTCAACTCTAAAAAAAACGTTACTCCACTTATTCATCTGTAACACAAGCTTTTTGTTCTCATTTGGAGTTTCGTTTTCCCACTTTGATCCTATAATAACACCTCAACAACATTttcaacacacacacacacgcCCCTTCATGCTTGGTTTCTTATTCTTTGTGTGGTCACACagggatgatgatgatgaagttgGTGTCTTCCagagttctgtttttgtttgtgTCGGTTTTCGTGATGTGGGTTCGTGTGAATTTAGCAGAAGGTGAAAATGGGCATGGTGGTATTAGGAACTACATTAGTTGGGAAGATTTGCAGGTGGATGAGCAAAGGTTGACCTTGAAGCGCCATGACGATGTTCGAGTTATTGTTGTGAACAAATATGGTGGGGGACACTCCAAAACTGTTCAAGGTGCTGTGGATATGGTTCCTGAAAATAACAAACATAGGGTGAAAATTTACATTTATCCAGGAATTTACAGGTCAGTAGCTACTTGCATAATTTACATGGCAGCTTTGGTGatgtttttctttcaaaattagagttttatttcaaataatcaTATGCAACTACTCTTATGTTTTGTGCTTTTCAAAATTGGATTTCATCTTTTACTTTCATCACCACTGTGTCATTGTTATTCAATTCTAATCAAAATCCTTGTTTCTATTCATTCTCCTTTTGAAAACACAATCTTTTGTTTTCGGGTAATGAACACTTATTTGGTTTCCAAAAACTTCGTTAGTGATCAAGTCCCTGTTCTTACTTTTGTTGAAGTTAAAAACTTTCCTTATGTTTTGTATACCCTTTTgtttgtatgcaatatttgcaGAGAGAAAGTGCGTGTGGCTGTGAACAAGCCTTATGTATCATTCGTAGGGAAAAGAAATCAAACAGCAAGTCCTGTTATTACTTGGAACAGTAAGTCATCTGATAGAGGCACAAATGGTCAGGCACTGGGCACCTTTGATACAGCAACAGTTGGAGTGGACTCTGATTATTTCTGTGCAACTGGGATCACTTTTGAGGTAACAACAcaatttttgtataaaattctCAACACATTCAAGCAACCTAAAAAATACATCATGTTTCACTCAACCGCTAAAATTGCATGAATTTTTGGAAAAGTTACTGCATTATCCGATCCAACACATGACAAATGGCAATCTTTGTGTGGTTGCAGAACTCAGTGATTGCAACGGCTGGTGTAAAAGGGATGCAAGGAGTGGCACTGAGGGTGAACAGTGAAAGAGCCATGTTCTATCAAGTGAGGATTAAGGGAGCACAGGACAGTCTCTTGGACAACACAGGAAATCATTACTTCTTAGAGTGTGACATCCTAGGAAAAGTTGATTTTATCTTTGGCAGTGCAAAATCACTCTACAAGGTAATAATATAAGATGAGCCTTTTTCTATGTTACAAGAATAAAAAGCAGTGACCAAGTTTATTTAATTCTGACCCTTGAGAACTATGGAGCAGAATTGCCTTCTGCAGTCAATAACGGACGACTTTGGAGCAATAGCAGCACATCATAGGAATTCAGCAACTGAAGACACAGGTTTTTCTTTTGTAGGGTGCAATATCAGAGGAAGTGGCAGAGTATACCTTGGCAGAGCATGGGGGAACTACTCTAGAATTATATACTCCAAATGCAATATGGATGACATTATCATTCCTGAAGGGTGGTCAGATTGGAATCAATCAGATAGAAAGAAGTAAGATATTATTCTAAATCAAGAtcattgcataaaaaaaatggtttagtTACTAGCTTTTGTTGAAATGTGAAGTTATTATTCCATTATAGAATTCATATACAGAATATGTGTATGGAATTTCAGGACTGCAGTGTTTGGTGAGTATCTATGCGATGGAAAAGGAGCAGATAGAAGCAACAGGGCACCTTGGTCAAAGTCATTCAGCTATGATGAAGTAGCACCTTTCCTTCATAAGAGTTTCATAGATGGAGACGAGTGGCTCAGACTATAACATTCAGATCAGATGCAGTATTTCATCACattatataattcattattAGTTTTCTACTCGTTAATAATCTTACATATCCCACATATTACCCTTCATTTGTTAAGGGAATTATTTTTATGTGTATGTGTGATATGTGATTAGTGTGTGTACAGGCTCCCATAAGCTTAATCTGTATCATATCATAGTAATAAAGAATATTGACGTTCTCATACTCTTGTTAATACTTGAAGCAGCACTTCCCATGAAACGAAACCACTATCACTTGCATCTTTATGCTTCCATTGAATACACTAAAAACAAAAGGGCAatggaagagaaaagaaaaggctTGTGAAGAAGGAAAATTAAAAAGTGTGTATTTAGACATGATTGGTCGGTGGACCAtttactttaaataaataaaataatcattgtTAAGATCTTGGAACGCCAAACGGAACGAAGTGTTCAGTTTAATAGATCAAACTGAGTTAGGAAgctataattttataaaataattactgtaatatcctaaaataaaataatttaaataaaaagtatttttttaacttctatatatttattattatcaaataatttactattttatctatatatatGTTAAAAGTGACTTTGgaaatatatatacttttacctaatctttctcttcatcttGGTTTTCTTTTGACGAATTTCACTGATACTCTTATTACTAGCTACACCACTTCACTCTCCACAGAGGAGTGCTTCGAGTTTGATCTTAATAAAAGGATTTTGATTTATATTGAAACTATTATACCACTcaatttggaaataaaataagaaaggtTAGTATTTGTAAAAAGAttgataaaaaattcaaataataatttaaaagaatagTGACTAACGTTATCTATTTCTAAATATACTCAAAACTAACATTTCACATGACcgaagaattaaaatattaaaatctttaaatagAGAAGGAAAAAAACTAATCCCAATAAGACTAAAAGGCATATTTAAAGTCTTgataaacttttcaaaaacatcACTCAATTAATTCATGCCAAGTGCTAAATAGATTACTATCATTATCACTAACACCATCTAAttccaaaaattttaaaaaacagtttaaaaaattaatttaaagacCTAAACAAATAATTCTCCCTGCTTAGAAGACTTTAAATATATTGAGGTTAAATTATCAAAAATACAGTTAGCTAATCCATGAACAAACTTATTTAACAATTTGGTTGGACAAATTTCACATCTATAACCTATTACTTTTCAAAACTCCACTAGTCGTATCTCAATTATCACAATACGTACTTCCTCTAAAGagcaaatattaaaataaaaacttccaATATTTTCTTGGAAAACTATAAAGCTCAAACAATATGAAAACCTTTTTTAATGCTACATCGACAATCAA comes from the Phaseolus vulgaris cultivar G19833 chromosome 8, P. vulgaris v2.0, whole genome shotgun sequence genome and includes:
- the LOC137825584 gene encoding pectinesterase QRT1-like, whose amino-acid sequence is MMMMKLVSSRVLFLFVSVFVMWVRVNLAEGENGHGGIRNYISWEDLQVDEQRLTLKRHDDVRVIVVNKYGGGHSKTVQGAVDMVPENNKHRVKIYIYPGIYREKVRVAVNKPYVSFVGKRNQTASPVITWNSKSSDRGTNGQALGTFDTATVGVDSDYFCATGITFENSVIATAGVKGMQGVALRVNSERAMFYQVRIKGAQDSLLDNTGNHYFLECDILGKVDFIFGSAKSLYKNCLLQSITDDFGAIAAHHRNSATEDTGFSFVGCNIRGSGRVYLGRAWGNYSRIIYSKCNMDDIIIPEGWSDWNQSDRKKTAVFGEYLCDGKGADRSNRAPWSKSFSYDEVAPFLHKSFIDGDEWLRL